A portion of the Mycobacteriales bacterium genome contains these proteins:
- a CDS encoding endo-1,3-alpha-glucanase family glycosylhydrolase, with the protein MRFRRWLIRAVLIVMCALMVLDASPAAAAPTGPTSTHHVPVYAYFYQWYDHGSWRRAKADYPLVGTYSSDDPHILRDQIEEAKAAGIDGFLTSWKSTPQLNRRLDLLLRVASELDFQVGVVYEALDFAREPLPAAKVRSDLSFLMQRWGPALNATDFGKPLIAWTGTDQYSLSDIASVRAMLAGRAFLLATSKDSEQYQRVAAEVDGEAYYWSSANPRASFTLRRLKDLATAVHAHDGIWVAPAAPGFDGRTLGHLRVVDRAGSATLTNSLTNAFASSPDAVGVISWNEWSENTYIEPGQRYGRQEFNALRKFLAARGNDVGYSRVVHRVTARPGPWSGLRAAGLLTLLCLVGVGALILFGGRRCRWGRPTSRPAGRKVNRTKTLVG; encoded by the coding sequence ATGAGGTTCCGCCGATGGCTGATACGCGCCGTGCTGATCGTGATGTGCGCGCTGATGGTGCTGGACGCGTCGCCCGCGGCGGCGGCGCCGACGGGGCCGACGAGCACCCACCACGTCCCGGTCTATGCGTACTTCTACCAGTGGTACGACCACGGTTCGTGGCGCCGGGCCAAGGCCGACTATCCGCTCGTGGGCACGTACAGCAGCGACGACCCGCACATACTGCGCGACCAGATCGAAGAGGCCAAGGCCGCGGGCATCGACGGGTTTCTGACGTCGTGGAAGAGCACGCCGCAGCTCAATCGCCGCCTGGACCTGCTGCTGCGAGTCGCGTCCGAGCTCGATTTCCAGGTCGGTGTCGTGTACGAGGCGCTCGACTTCGCCCGGGAGCCGCTGCCTGCTGCGAAGGTTCGGTCCGACCTCAGCTTCTTGATGCAGCGGTGGGGGCCGGCGCTCAACGCGACGGACTTCGGTAAGCCGCTGATCGCGTGGACGGGCACCGACCAGTACTCGCTGTCGGACATCGCGTCCGTACGCGCCATGCTGGCCGGGCGGGCTTTCCTGCTGGCGACCTCGAAGGACTCCGAACAGTATCAACGAGTAGCCGCCGAGGTGGACGGCGAAGCGTACTACTGGTCGTCGGCCAATCCGCGAGCGTCGTTCACCCTTCGCAGGCTCAAGGACCTCGCCACGGCGGTGCACGCGCACGACGGCATCTGGGTCGCTCCGGCGGCACCCGGCTTCGACGGGCGGACCCTCGGGCACTTGCGAGTCGTCGATCGGGCAGGCAGCGCCACCCTCACGAACAGCCTCACCAACGCGTTCGCGAGCTCGCCCGATGCGGTCGGGGTGATCAGCTGGAACGAGTGGTCGGAAAACACCTACATCGAACCGGGCCAGCGCTACGGCCGCCAAGAGTTCAATGCGCTGCGGAAGTTCCTGGCTGCCCGTGGCAACGATGTCGGGTACAGCCGCGTGGTGCACCGGGTGACCGCACGACCTGGGCCGTGGTCCGGCCTGCGGGCGGCTGGCCTGCTGACCCTGTTGTGCCTGGTTGGAGTGGGCGCTCTCATCCTGTTCGGCGGACGACGCTGTCGGTGGGGTCGGCCGACGAGTCGGCCAGCCGGCCGCAAGGTCAACCGGACCAAGACGCTGGTCGGATAG